The proteins below are encoded in one region of Scophthalmus maximus strain ysfricsl-2021 chromosome 4, ASM2237912v1, whole genome shotgun sequence:
- the slc17a6b gene encoding vesicular glutamate transporter 2.1 has translation MESSVKARATAGVKEFAGKTLGHMHRLMERRQKSGEVIELTEDGRPREAAEKKPPLCDCSCFGLPRRYIIAVMSGLGFCISFGIRCNLGVAIVGMVNNSTVHQNGKIIVTEKAKFNWDPETVGMIHGSFFWGYIVTQIPGGYISSRLAANRVFGAAIVLTSTLNMFIPSAARVHYGCVIFVRILQGLVEGVTYPACHGIWSKWAPPLERSRLATLSFCGSYAGAVIAMPLAGILVQYSGWSSVFYVYGCFGIFWYMFWILVSYESPAVHPTITDEERCYIEESIGESANLSGPAEKFKTPWRKFFTSMPVYAIIVANFCRSWTFYLLLISQPAYFEEVFGFEISKVGMVSALPHLVMTIVVPFGGQLADYLRSKNIMTTTNVRKIMNCGGFGMEATLLLVVGYSHSKGVAISFLVLAVGFSGFAISGFNVNHLDIAPRYASILMGISNGVGTLSGMVCPLIVGAMTKNKTREEWQYVFLIASMVHYGGVIFYGIFASGEKQPWADPELTSEEKCGFIDEDELAEETGDITQSYGAFGGAAKTYGATTQVNGGWAAGWEKTEEYVQEETQGGGYGYRKDEGYS, from the exons ATGGAGTCGTCAGTGAAGGCGAGGGCCACGGCGGGGGTGAAGGAATTTGCGGGGAAGACCCTGGGTCACATGCACAG GTtgatggagaggaggcagaagagcGGGGAGGTGATCGAGCTGACGGAGGACGGCCGGCCGCGGGAGGCCGCGGAGAAGAAGCCCCCGCTGTGCGACTGCAGCTGCTTCGGCCTGCCCCGGCGCTACATCATCGCCGTCATGAGCGGCCTGGGCTTCTGCATCTCCTTCGGCATCCGGTGTAACCTGGGCGTGGCCATCGTGGGCATGGTCAACAACAGCACCGTCCACCAGAACGGCAAGATCATCGTCACAGAG AAAGCCAAGTTCAACTGGGATCCGGAGACGGTGGGGATGATTCACGGATCGTTTTTCTGGGGCTACATCGTGACTCAAATCCCGGGAGGATACATCTCCTCCAGGCTCGCAGCCAACAG GGTATTCGGTGCAGCCATCGTCCTGACCTCCACCCTCAACATGTTCATTCCCTCGGCTGCTCGAGTCCATTATGggtgtgtcatttttgtgaGGATATTACAAGGGCTGGTGGAG GGAGTGACCTACCCGGCCTGTCACGGCATCTGGAGTAAGTGGGCTCCTCCGCTGGAGAGGAGTCGTCTGGCCACCTTATCGTTCTGTG gctcTTATGCTGGAGCTGTGATAGCGATGCCTCTGGCTGGGATCCTGGTTCAGTACAGTGGCTGGTCCTCAGTGTTCTATGTCTATG GATGCTTCGGCATCTTCTGGTACATGTTCTGGATCCTTGTGTCCTATGAAAGCCCCGCTGTACATCCAACCATCACTGATGAGGAACGCTGCTACATTGAGGAGAGCATTGGAGAGAGTGCCAATCTATCGGGTCCTGCTGAG AAATTCAAGACCCCGTGGAGGAAGTTCTTCACCTCAATGCCTGTCTATGCAATCATCGTGGCCAACTTCTGCAGGAGCTGGACCTTTTACCTGCTGCTGATCAGCCAACCTGCATATTTTGAGGAAGTGTTCGGCTTCGAGATAAGCAAG GTCGGCATGGTTTCTGCCCTTCCCCATTTGGTGATGACCATCGTCGTGCCCTTTGGCGGCCAGCTGGCCGATTACCTGCGCAGCAAGAACATCATGACAACTACCAACGTCAGGAAAATCATGAACTGTGGAG gatTTGGCATGGAGGCCACATTGCTGCTGGTGGTAGGATATTCCCACAGCAAAGGGGTGGCCATCTCCTTCCTGGTGCTGGCAGTGGGCTTCAGTGGATTTGCAATATCAG GTTTTAATGTCAATCACCTGGATATTGCTCCACGTTATGCTAGTATCTTAATGGGCATTTCCAATGGTGTGGGTACCCTGTCTGGGATGGTGTGCCCACTGATTGTTGGTGCTATGACAAAGAATAAG ACACGAGAGGAATGGCAGTACGTGTTCCTGATTGCCTCCATGGTGCATTATGGGGGTGTGATCTTCTACGGGATCTTTGCTTCAGGAGAAAAGCAACCGTGGGCCGACCCAGAGCTGACCAGTGAGGAGAAGTGCGGCTTCATTGACGAGGACGAGCTGGCAGAAGAGACAggcgacattactcaaagctacGGTGCGTTCGGCGGTGCCGCCAAGACGTACGGTGCGACCACGCAGGTGAACGGAGGCTGGGCTGCCGGGTGGGAGAAGACCGAGGAGTACGTCCAAGAAGAAACACAGGGAGGGGGCTACGGCTACAGGAAGGATGAGGGATACTCCTAg